One genomic region from Spirochaetales bacterium encodes:
- a CDS encoding efflux RND transporter permease subunit, whose product MTVTRLVVNKPTTLVIIFILLIGLGIYSALDLNLDLFPEINPPVLVVFADYEGAGPEEVEKVVTRPLESVISNVSNIENLTSRSSEGSCFLIIEFTWGTNMDEASNDVRDKMEIVKSYFPDEVSTPQIFKFDPSMLPILNLILRGDRSPEELREIAENIVQPRIEQVEGVSMASISGGRQKVIRVEISQNRLEAYNLTLTQVANMLRGQNIQISAGSIEEDNKNYLLRTAGEYHSIEEIKNTVVTYRGGMSMPGMGAVPGSPEVIRLRDVADVFEGYEDESSVVYVDGKPGVYIDVMKQSGANSVKTSDNVIARLDDINSDIPMGIRVEVINDTTKIIRNSLAQVSSTMIVGAILAVLILIFFLRSLKSTLIIFLSIPISFIITLMLMYFFNLTLNIMTLSGLALGIGMLVDNSIVILENIYRYREKGAKLTASAVLGSQEMINAIVASTLTTICVFAPLALFRSQLGMMGELFSGLAFTVVISLSSSLIVAIFLVPVLASKFIPISSRIQNPLTGILKSLDTMFNNFFHSLERLYKNALARVLSHKKSTVLFILVLFVAAIAAGLIFGGFELMPGMEQDFVSVNVELPIGTKLEVTKTLMNQLEQVVRKEIPGYKQVITTIGMGGFFGIFGGSQSNRGRLLITLPPYKVRKETSSEIKNKLRSFFDDFPSAVFSFSGGGQMTALTTPFDILVKTDDLAKAKETAERIRDLLKENIPEVTEPDIDLSEGLPQIEIYINRDKAYSLGLNIASVGQEIRANIDGIIASKYREGGSEYDILVILTPEDRNALPDLEKIFVLNMRGERIPLASFAHLERTTGPVDINRENQKRVIHVTGGLAPGARLNVVQENVENLIDREIPRTEDMVITYSGEFAELMEYLQKFLIIIIISIGLVFGIMASQFESFLDPFIIFFTIPLLLIGVSFLNLATGENFSLFTAVGLVMLVGIVVNNGIVLVDYTNLLRKRGLSITDACIEAGGNRLRPILMTTLTTILALVPMAFFKGEGAELVQPIGKTVIGGLSVSTLLTLFLVPVVYAVFNRMSAARIERRRQKRERKRALRNGEKAGTL is encoded by the coding sequence AAAAAGTGGTAACCCGGCCGCTCGAAAGTGTGATAAGCAATGTGAGCAACATCGAGAATCTGACCTCCCGTTCATCGGAGGGAAGCTGTTTTCTCATCATCGAGTTCACCTGGGGAACAAATATGGATGAGGCGTCAAACGATGTCCGGGACAAAATGGAGATCGTCAAGAGTTATTTCCCCGACGAAGTCTCGACTCCCCAGATATTCAAATTCGATCCTTCGATGCTCCCGATTCTCAACCTCATCCTTCGCGGCGACAGATCACCCGAGGAACTCAGGGAGATCGCGGAGAATATCGTGCAGCCGAGGATCGAACAGGTCGAGGGTGTTTCAATGGCCAGTATCAGCGGGGGACGCCAGAAAGTGATCAGGGTTGAAATATCCCAGAACAGGCTCGAAGCGTACAATCTTACCCTGACGCAGGTGGCGAATATGCTGCGGGGTCAGAATATCCAGATCAGCGCGGGAAGTATCGAGGAAGACAATAAAAACTACCTCCTCCGTACCGCAGGTGAATACCATTCGATCGAAGAAATTAAAAACACGGTCGTCACATACCGGGGAGGAATGTCGATGCCGGGTATGGGGGCTGTACCGGGTTCGCCGGAGGTGATACGTCTGAGGGATGTCGCGGATGTCTTTGAAGGCTATGAAGATGAATCGAGTGTCGTCTACGTCGACGGCAAGCCCGGCGTTTATATCGACGTGATGAAACAGAGCGGGGCCAATTCGGTAAAAACGTCCGACAATGTGATAGCGCGGCTGGATGATATCAACAGTGATATACCGATGGGAATCCGTGTCGAAGTGATCAACGATACGACGAAAATAATCAGGAATTCACTCGCGCAGGTTTCCTCCACCATGATCGTGGGTGCGATTCTGGCCGTTCTGATCCTTATTTTTTTCCTGCGAAGCCTCAAGAGTACCCTTATTATTTTTCTTTCCATTCCCATATCCTTTATCATCACCCTGATGCTGATGTATTTTTTTAATCTCACCCTCAACATCATGACTCTTTCGGGACTCGCCCTCGGTATCGGGATGCTTGTCGACAATTCGATCGTCATTCTGGAGAATATCTACCGTTACAGGGAAAAAGGGGCCAAACTCACCGCATCGGCGGTTTTAGGGAGTCAGGAGATGATCAACGCGATCGTGGCATCGACCTTGACCACGATCTGTGTTTTCGCCCCGCTCGCCCTTTTCAGAAGCCAGCTCGGCATGATGGGAGAACTCTTCAGCGGACTGGCGTTTACGGTGGTTATTTCACTTTCATCTTCCCTCATTGTCGCCATTTTTCTGGTTCCCGTGCTTGCGAGTAAATTTATTCCGATAAGTTCGCGCATACAGAATCCCCTGACAGGTATACTGAAATCTCTCGATACGATGTTCAACAATTTTTTCCACTCGCTCGAGCGGCTGTATAAAAACGCCCTTGCCCGTGTCCTCAGTCACAAAAAAAGTACCGTGCTTTTCATTCTGGTACTTTTTGTCGCTGCCATTGCCGCCGGATTAATCTTCGGCGGATTCGAACTCATGCCCGGAATGGAGCAGGATTTTGTCAGCGTGAATGTCGAACTGCCTATCGGAACAAAACTCGAAGTGACGAAAACCCTTATGAATCAGCTGGAACAGGTAGTGAGAAAAGAGATCCCGGGTTATAAACAGGTAATCACCACGATCGGGATGGGCGGTTTTTTCGGCATTTTCGGGGGAAGTCAATCCAACCGGGGAAGATTGCTGATTACCCTTCCCCCGTACAAAGTGCGGAAGGAAACCTCATCCGAAATCAAGAACAAACTCAGGTCCTTTTTCGATGATTTCCCGTCCGCGGTTTTTTCTTTTTCGGGCGGAGGACAGATGACGGCACTCACGACGCCCTTCGATATTCTGGTAAAAACGGACGATCTTGCCAAAGCGAAGGAAACCGCCGAGCGGATTCGCGATCTCCTCAAGGAAAACATACCGGAAGTCACGGAGCCGGATATCGATCTGAGCGAAGGACTTCCGCAGATCGAGATCTACATCAACAGGGACAAGGCGTATTCACTCGGCCTGAACATCGCTTCCGTTGGACAGGAAATCAGGGCGAACATAGACGGCATTATCGCCTCCAAGTACAGAGAGGGTGGATCGGAATACGATATCCTTGTCATCCTTACCCCGGAAGACCGTAATGCTTTGCCGGACCTCGAGAAGATATTCGTCCTCAACATGCGGGGAGAGCGTATTCCCCTGGCGAGTTTTGCCCACCTCGAGCGGACCACAGGGCCCGTCGATATCAACAGGGAAAATCAGAAACGGGTGATTCATGTGACCGGAGGTCTCGCCCCGGGCGCGCGTCTCAATGTCGTACAGGAAAATGTCGAAAACCTCATCGACCGGGAAATCCCTCGTACAGAAGATATGGTTATCACATATTCGGGCGAGTTTGCAGAGCTTATGGAATATCTGCAGAAATTCCTTATCATCATTATCATTTCGATCGGTCTGGTGTTCGGGATCATGGCCAGCCAGTTCGAATCGTTTCTCGATCCCTTTATCATTTTCTTCACCATCCCGCTGCTGCTTATCGGTGTCAGTTTTCTCAATCTCGCGACGGGTGAAAATTTCAGTCTTTTCACCGCGGTCGGTCTCGTCATGCTTGTCGGTATTGTCGTAAACAATGGAATCGTCCTTGTCGACTATACGAATCTCCTCAGGAAACGGGGTTTGAGTATCACCGATGCGTGCATCGAGGCGGGCGGGAACAGACTCAGACCGATTCTCATGACCACATTAACGACGATTCTCGCCCTTGTGCCCATGGCCTTTTTCAAGGGGGAAGGGGCCGAACTGGTGCAACCGATCGGGAAAACCGTTATCGGCGGGCTTTCGGTCAGTACGCTGTTGACCCTTTTCCTTGTTCCGGTGGTTTACGCGGTTTTCAACAGAATGTCGGCTGCGCGGATCGAACGGCGAAGGCAAAAGAGGGAAAGAAAACGGGCATTGCGAAACGGTGAGAAAGCGGGTACGTTATGA
- a CDS encoding LL-diaminopimelate aminotransferase, producing MEFMHDKIASRLGGLEFGEKTEIYKFEKIKRLKTAARASHPGLPLIDLGVGEPDRPADRRIVDVLSEEAGKPENRFYSDNGIDEFKEAACGYLERVFGVTGLVPGIHCIHGIGSKPILAMLPLCIVDPGDVTITTVPGYPVLATYTRYLGGEVYTLPLLEKNDWYPDLDSIPHHICRRAKVLVINYPNNPTGQVATTDFYRRVVAFARRYGIVVVADAAYAALTFGDTEPLSFLSVEGAMEVGLEIHSLSKAFNMTGWRLAFVAGNPRLVSAYGTVKDNTDSGQFRAIQKAGIYALGHPELIAENRERYSRRFDLLVRVLNEAGFTARKPKASFYCYVKAPAGTASGKRFSNAEEASAFMLRNALVSCVPWDDAGAYLRMSVTFEAEGHEEEKRVMESLGKRLSGLNLVFDDRY from the coding sequence ATGGAATTTATGCATGATAAAATAGCCTCAAGGCTTGGCGGACTTGAGTTCGGTGAAAAAACCGAAATCTACAAGTTTGAGAAGATCAAGCGGCTTAAGACGGCCGCGCGCGCATCTCATCCCGGCTTGCCGCTGATCGATCTGGGTGTCGGCGAACCGGACAGGCCGGCGGACCGGCGGATTGTCGATGTTCTTTCGGAAGAAGCGGGAAAACCCGAAAACAGGTTTTACTCCGACAATGGTATCGATGAGTTCAAGGAAGCCGCGTGCGGCTATCTCGAACGGGTTTTCGGGGTGACCGGTCTTGTGCCCGGAATACATTGTATTCATGGAATCGGTTCGAAACCGATACTCGCCATGCTTCCGCTTTGCATTGTCGATCCGGGAGACGTGACGATAACGACGGTGCCCGGTTATCCGGTGCTTGCCACCTATACACGGTACCTTGGCGGCGAGGTGTATACGCTGCCGCTTCTGGAAAAGAACGACTGGTATCCCGATCTCGATTCTATTCCCCACCATATATGCAGGCGGGCAAAAGTACTTGTCATCAATTACCCGAACAATCCGACGGGACAGGTCGCGACGACAGATTTTTATCGACGCGTGGTGGCGTTTGCCCGGCGGTACGGGATCGTTGTCGTTGCCGATGCGGCCTATGCCGCCCTCACATTCGGGGACACCGAGCCGTTGAGTTTTCTGTCCGTCGAGGGGGCAATGGAAGTGGGCCTCGAAATACATTCGCTTTCAAAGGCCTTTAACATGACGGGGTGGCGTCTTGCCTTTGTCGCGGGGAATCCCCGGCTCGTAAGCGCCTACGGGACCGTCAAAGACAATACCGATTCCGGACAATTCAGGGCGATTCAGAAAGCGGGAATCTATGCGTTGGGTCATCCGGAGTTGATCGCGGAAAACCGCGAACGATATTCGAGGCGGTTCGACCTCCTGGTACGTGTGCTTAACGAGGCCGGATTCACCGCACGGAAGCCAAAGGCATCCTTTTACTGTTATGTAAAGGCTCCGGCCGGAACCGCTTCCGGGAAACGTTTTTCGAATGCGGAGGAAGCCTCCGCATTCATGCTTCGCAACGCCCTTGTCTCCTGTGTGCCGTGGGACGATGCGGGGGCATACCTCAGGATGTCCGTCACCTTTGAAGCCGAGGGGCATGAAGAGGAAAAACGGGTAATGGAATCACTGGGCAAAAGGCTTTCGGGACTCAATCTGGTTTTTGACGACCGGTATTGA